A genomic stretch from Pseudomonas alkylphenolica includes:
- the urtA gene encoding urea ABC transporter substrate-binding protein: MKRRSLIKAFTLSASIAAMGLSWSIQAAETIKVGILHSLSGTMAISETSLKDMALMTIEQINAKGGVNGKLLEPVVVDPASNWPLFAEKGRQLLTQDKVAVVFGCWTSVSRKSVLPVFEELNGLLFYPVQYEGEEMSPNVFYTGAAPNQQAIPAVEYLMSEDGGAARRYFLLGTDYVYPRTTNKILRAFLHSKGVADKDIEEVYTPFGHSDYQTIVANIKKFSAGGKTAVISTVNGDSNVPFYKELANQGLKATDVPVVAFSVGEEELRGIDTKPLVGHLAAWNYFESVDNPVNSQFVADWKAYAKAKNLPGADKAVTNDPMEATYVGIHMWAQAVEKAGTTDVDKVREALAGQTFKAPSGYTLTMDKTNHHLHKPVMIGEIQDDGQFNVVWETEQPLRAQPWSPFIPGNDKRPDYAVKGN, translated from the coding sequence ATGAAGCGTCGCAGTCTGATCAAGGCCTTCACCCTCAGCGCGTCCATCGCGGCGATGGGTCTTAGCTGGAGCATTCAGGCCGCCGAGACCATCAAGGTCGGCATCCTGCATTCGCTGTCCGGGACCATGGCGATTTCCGAGACCTCGCTCAAGGACATGGCCTTGATGACCATCGAGCAGATCAACGCCAAGGGTGGCGTCAACGGCAAGCTGCTGGAACCGGTGGTGGTCGACCCGGCGTCGAACTGGCCGCTGTTCGCCGAGAAAGGCCGCCAGCTGCTGACTCAGGACAAGGTCGCGGTGGTGTTCGGTTGCTGGACCTCGGTGTCACGCAAGTCGGTGCTGCCAGTGTTCGAAGAGCTCAACGGCCTGCTGTTCTACCCGGTGCAGTACGAAGGCGAAGAAATGTCGCCGAACGTCTTCTACACCGGCGCCGCGCCGAACCAGCAGGCGATCCCGGCGGTGGAGTACCTGATGAGCGAAGACGGCGGCGCGGCCAGGCGCTACTTCCTGCTCGGCACCGACTATGTCTATCCACGCACCACCAACAAGATCCTGCGCGCCTTCCTGCACAGCAAGGGCGTGGCCGACAAGGACATCGAAGAGGTGTACACGCCGTTTGGCCACAGCGACTATCAAACCATCGTCGCCAACATCAAGAAGTTCTCGGCAGGCGGCAAGACGGCGGTGATCTCCACGGTCAACGGCGACTCCAACGTGCCGTTCTACAAAGAACTGGCCAACCAGGGTCTGAAAGCCACCGACGTGCCGGTGGTGGCCTTCTCCGTGGGTGAAGAAGAACTGCGCGGGATCGACACCAAGCCGTTGGTGGGGCATCTGGCAGCATGGAACTACTTCGAGTCGGTGGACAACCCGGTCAACAGCCAGTTCGTCGCCGACTGGAAAGCCTACGCCAAGGCCAAGAACCTGCCGGGCGCCGACAAGGCGGTGACCAACGATCCGATGGAAGCCACCTACGTCGGTATCCACATGTGGGCCCAGGCAGTCGAGAAGGCTGGCACCACCGATGTCGACAAGGTTCGCGAAGCCCTGGCCGGGCAGACTTTCAAGGCACCGTCGGGTTACACCCTGACCATGGACAAGACCAACCACCACCTGCACAAGCCGGTGATGATCGGCGAGATCCAGGATGACGGGCAGTTCAATGTGGTCTGGGAGACCGAGCAGCCGCTGCGGGCGCAGCCGTGGAGCCCGTTCATTCCGGGTAATGACAAGCGGCCGGATTATGCGGTGAAGGGTAACTGA
- a CDS encoding ABC transporter ATP-binding protein, producing the protein MSTLSISDLHWSPLGHGHCHHQFQLRAVDLQVRAGEFVGLIGPNGSGKTSLLRCAYRFNKPERGQVCLDQHDLWRQSPRWCAQRIAVVLQEFPDAFGLNVEEVVAMGRTPHKGLFDGDNDEDRRLVKSALQAVGLEGFDDHSFASLSGGEKQRVILARALVQQPQLLILDEPTNHLDPRYQLELLQQVRCLGIGTLASIHDLNLAAAFCDRLYVLDHGRIVASGTPSEVLTTELLHEVFGVQALIDRHPLADHPRLTWITQR; encoded by the coding sequence ATGAGTACCCTGAGTATCAGCGACCTGCACTGGTCGCCCCTGGGCCACGGCCATTGTCATCACCAGTTCCAGCTGCGCGCGGTCGATCTGCAGGTCAGGGCGGGGGAGTTCGTCGGCCTGATCGGCCCCAACGGCAGCGGCAAGACCAGCCTGCTGCGTTGTGCTTATCGCTTCAACAAGCCCGAGCGTGGCCAGGTGTGTCTGGATCAACACGACCTGTGGCGGCAATCGCCGCGCTGGTGTGCCCAGCGTATCGCTGTGGTCCTGCAGGAATTTCCCGATGCCTTCGGCCTCAACGTCGAGGAAGTCGTCGCCATGGGTCGCACGCCGCACAAGGGCCTGTTCGACGGCGACAACGACGAAGACCGCCGTTTGGTCAAATCCGCACTGCAGGCGGTCGGTCTGGAGGGTTTCGACGACCACAGTTTTGCCAGCCTGTCAGGAGGTGAAAAGCAGCGGGTAATTCTCGCCCGCGCGCTGGTTCAGCAGCCGCAACTGTTGATCCTCGACGAGCCGACCAACCACCTCGATCCGCGTTATCAGCTGGAGCTGTTGCAGCAGGTACGGTGCCTGGGTATCGGCACCCTTGCGAGCATCCATGACCTGAATCTGGCCGCCGCTTTCTGTGATCGCCTGTATGTGCTGGACCACGGGCGCATCGTCGCCAGCGGCACGCCGAGCGAAGTGCTCACCACCGAGTTGCTGCACGAGGTCTTCGGGGTACAGGCACTGATCGACCGCCACCCGCTCGCCGACCACCCACGCCTTACCTGGATAACCCAGCGATGA
- the cycA gene encoding D-serine/D-alanine/glycine transporter has protein sequence MTANLSPQHPTPDEHEHLERSLSNRHIQLIAIGGAIGTGLFMGSGKTISLAGPSIIFVYMIIGFMLFFVMRAMGELLLSNLEYKSFIDFSADLLGPWAGYFTGWTYWFCWIITGIADVIAISAYSQFWFPDLPQWAPALACVGLLLSLNLITVKMFGEIEFWFAMIKIVAILALVGTGLYMVLVGFESPAGRTANLANLWNDDGMFPHGLMGFFAGFQIAVFAFVGIELVGTTAAEAKNPERTLPRAINSIPVRIIIFYVLALITIMVVTPWRDVVPGKSPFVELFVLAGLPAAASIINFVVLTSAASSANSGVFSTSRMLFGLAQQGDAPRSFEHLSSRKVPANGLYFSCTCLLLGAALMYVIPDLIEAFTLVTTVSAILFMFVWTLILLSYLSFRKNRPALHQASKYKMPGGRLMCYVCLTFFAFILVLLSLESDTRQALIVTPLWFLLLAVTYQFVRRNRQALATQQN, from the coding sequence ATGACCGCGAACCTGTCCCCGCAACACCCCACGCCTGACGAACACGAACACCTCGAACGCAGCCTCTCCAACCGCCATATTCAGCTGATCGCCATCGGTGGCGCCATCGGCACCGGGCTGTTCATGGGCTCGGGCAAGACCATCAGCCTCGCCGGCCCGTCGATCATCTTCGTCTACATGATCATCGGCTTCATGCTGTTCTTCGTCATGCGCGCCATGGGCGAACTGCTGCTGTCGAACCTGGAATACAAGTCGTTCATCGACTTCTCCGCCGACCTGCTCGGTCCCTGGGCGGGCTATTTCACCGGCTGGACCTACTGGTTCTGCTGGATCATCACCGGTATCGCCGACGTCATTGCCATCTCCGCCTACTCACAGTTCTGGTTTCCCGATCTGCCGCAGTGGGCGCCGGCGCTGGCGTGTGTCGGCCTGTTGCTGTCGCTGAACCTGATCACGGTGAAGATGTTCGGCGAGATCGAGTTCTGGTTTGCCATGATCAAGATCGTTGCGATTCTCGCCCTGGTCGGCACTGGCCTGTACATGGTCCTGGTCGGCTTCGAATCGCCAGCCGGACGTACCGCCAACCTGGCCAACCTGTGGAACGATGACGGCATGTTCCCCCATGGCCTGATGGGCTTCTTCGCCGGCTTCCAGATTGCCGTGTTTGCCTTCGTCGGTATCGAGCTGGTGGGTACCACTGCCGCCGAGGCGAAGAACCCCGAGCGCACCCTGCCGCGTGCAATCAACTCGATTCCGGTGCGGATCATCATCTTCTACGTCCTGGCGCTGATCACCATCATGGTGGTGACACCATGGCGTGACGTGGTGCCGGGCAAGAGCCCGTTCGTTGAACTGTTCGTGCTGGCGGGACTGCCTGCGGCGGCGAGCATCATCAACTTCGTGGTGCTGACCTCGGCCGCCTCTTCGGCCAACAGCGGCGTGTTCTCCACCAGCCGCATGCTGTTCGGCCTGGCCCAGCAAGGCGATGCGCCGCGCAGCTTCGAGCACCTGTCCAGCCGCAAGGTACCGGCCAACGGCTTGTACTTCTCCTGCACCTGCCTGTTGCTCGGCGCGGCGCTGATGTACGTGATTCCGGACCTGATCGAAGCCTTCACCCTGGTGACCACGGTGTCGGCGATCCTGTTCATGTTCGTCTGGACCCTGATCCTGCTGTCGTACCTGAGCTTCCGCAAAAACCGCCCGGCCCTGCATCAGGCGTCGAAGTACAAGATGCCCGGCGGACGTTTGATGTGCTACGTGTGCCTGACCTTCTTCGCCTTCATCCTGGTGCTGCTGAGCCTGGAGAGCGACACCCGTCAGGCATTGATCGTCACGCCGCTGTGGTTCCTGTTGCTGGCCGTGACCTATCAGTTCGTGCGGCGCAATCGCCAAGCGTTGGCAACCCAGCAGAACTGA
- a CDS encoding PepSY-associated TM helix domain-containing protein has translation MSKPPISFYNLAWRWHFYAGLFVAPFMILLAITGIIYLFKPQLDPLLYRDLMVVEAGHHTQSADSLLQQVHQVYPKGQVSQYLPAVAADRSAQFVVQDAGRELNVFINPYDGNVLGEQDAKSNLQAVARALHGELMIGTVGDRLVELAAGWGIVLVVSGLYLWWPRGKLSAGVLWPRLNARGRLLWRDLHAVTGFWGSALLLLMLLSGMTWTGFWGKHYADVWNTFPAAMWNDVPKSDQQARELNSATRQTVPWAMENTPIPQSGAHAEHVGHSMGASAPAAPQVSLQQVQDLASTRAIEPGYSITLPTSADGVYTIAVFADDPRNDATLHVDQYTGKVLVDVRWQDYNNVARATELGVMLHEGKMFGALNQIIILLVCLMILLGSVSGLVMWWKRRPEGGLGVPPLRHDLPRWKTAIVIMIGLGVAFPLVGISLLAVWVLDWGVLSRKLKVA, from the coding sequence ATGAGCAAACCGCCGATCAGTTTTTACAACCTGGCCTGGCGTTGGCACTTTTATGCTGGGCTGTTCGTCGCCCCGTTCATGATCCTGCTGGCGATTACCGGGATCATCTATCTGTTCAAACCGCAGCTTGATCCGTTGCTCTACCGCGACTTGATGGTGGTCGAGGCCGGGCACCACACACAAAGCGCCGACAGCTTGCTGCAGCAAGTGCACCAGGTTTACCCCAAGGGCCAGGTCAGCCAGTACCTGCCAGCGGTGGCCGCCGACCGTAGCGCGCAGTTTGTGGTTCAGGATGCAGGTCGTGAACTGAATGTGTTCATCAACCCCTACGACGGCAACGTGCTGGGCGAGCAAGACGCGAAAAGCAACCTGCAAGCGGTCGCCCGTGCCCTGCATGGCGAGCTGATGATCGGCACCGTCGGCGATCGTCTGGTGGAGCTGGCCGCAGGCTGGGGCATCGTCCTGGTGGTGTCCGGTCTGTACCTCTGGTGGCCGCGCGGCAAGCTTAGCGCCGGCGTGCTCTGGCCACGCCTGAATGCCCGCGGACGCCTGCTATGGCGCGACCTGCACGCGGTCACCGGGTTCTGGGGTTCGGCCCTGCTGCTGTTGATGCTGCTCAGCGGCATGACCTGGACCGGTTTCTGGGGCAAACACTATGCCGATGTCTGGAACACCTTCCCGGCAGCGATGTGGAACGATGTGCCCAAGTCCGATCAACAGGCTCGCGAGCTCAACAGCGCAACGCGCCAGACCGTACCCTGGGCCATGGAAAACACCCCCATACCGCAGTCGGGCGCGCATGCCGAACATGTCGGGCACAGCATGGGGGCAAGTGCACCGGCGGCCCCGCAAGTCAGCCTGCAGCAAGTCCAGGACCTGGCCAGCACCCGCGCGATCGAACCCGGCTACAGCATCACCCTGCCGACCAGCGCCGACGGCGTATACACCATTGCCGTATTCGCCGACGACCCACGCAACGACGCCACCCTGCATGTCGACCAGTACACCGGCAAGGTCCTGGTGGATGTGCGCTGGCAGGATTACAACAACGTTGCCCGCGCCACCGAGCTTGGGGTGATGCTGCATGAGGGCAAGATGTTCGGTGCGCTCAACCAGATCATCATTCTGTTGGTGTGCCTGATGATCCTGCTGGGCTCGGTCAGCGGGCTGGTGATGTGGTGGAAGCGTCGTCCCGAAGGTGGTCTTGGCGTACCGCCACTGCGTCATGACCTGCCGCGCTGGAAGACTGCAATCGTGATCATGATTGGGTTAGGGGTGGCATTTCCATTGGTGGGCATTTCGCTGCTTGCGGTTTGGGTGTTGGACTGGGGAGTGTTGTCACGGAAACTGAAAGTAGCCTGA
- a CDS encoding FecCD family ABC transporter permease, with the protein MSRYRLLLLGLIGLLLVSCVVSLGFGAAPVPVEVVWRVLLFKVFGIAPEAPAWSTGQEHIVWLIRVPRMLLAALVGGGLAMIGAVLQATTRNPLADPHLLGVTSGATLGAVLVVLHIGEVLGVLTLPLAAFVGALCSMLLVLAIASRHGRLDSDRLLLCGVAVAFVMMAIANLLLFLGDHRASSAVMFWMLGGLGLARWELLPIPAISVLLGLTLLLGMARALNALMAGEQTAVTLGLNARSVRLVAFLICSLLTGVLVAISGSIGFVGLMVPHIARRLVGAEHTRLLPVCLLLGSLFLIWVDVAARTLISPEDLPIGIATAAIGGLFFIGLMRKR; encoded by the coding sequence ATGAGCCGCTATCGCCTGCTGTTGCTCGGGCTGATTGGCCTGCTGCTGGTGTCCTGCGTGGTGTCGCTGGGTTTTGGCGCCGCGCCGGTACCAGTCGAGGTGGTATGGCGGGTGCTGCTGTTCAAGGTCTTCGGCATTGCCCCCGAAGCCCCCGCCTGGAGCACCGGCCAGGAACATATCGTCTGGCTTATCCGCGTGCCGCGCATGCTCCTGGCAGCACTGGTCGGTGGTGGCCTGGCAATGATCGGTGCGGTGCTGCAGGCAACGACGCGCAATCCCTTGGCCGACCCGCACCTGCTCGGCGTAACCTCCGGTGCCACGCTCGGTGCGGTGCTGGTGGTGCTGCACATCGGTGAAGTACTCGGCGTGCTGACCTTGCCGCTGGCCGCCTTTGTCGGCGCCCTGTGCAGCATGCTGCTGGTGCTGGCGATTGCCAGCCGCCATGGCCGCCTGGACAGCGACCGCCTGCTGCTGTGCGGCGTGGCGGTGGCCTTTGTGATGATGGCCATCGCCAACCTGTTGCTGTTTCTCGGCGACCACCGCGCCAGCTCCGCGGTGATGTTCTGGATGCTCGGCGGCCTGGGCCTGGCGCGCTGGGAGCTGCTGCCGATCCCGGCCATCAGCGTGCTGCTGGGCCTGACCCTGTTGCTGGGCATGGCCCGCGCGCTGAATGCGCTGATGGCTGGCGAACAGACGGCGGTGACCCTCGGCTTGAATGCGCGCTCGGTGCGCCTGGTGGCCTTCCTGATCTGCTCACTGCTGACTGGGGTGCTGGTGGCGATCAGTGGTTCCATCGGCTTTGTCGGCCTGATGGTCCCGCACATTGCCCGGCGCCTGGTCGGTGCCGAACACACGCGCCTGCTGCCGGTGTGCCTGCTGCTCGGCAGCCTGTTCCTGATCTGGGTCGATGTGGCCGCGCGCACGCTGATTTCGCCGGAGGACCTGCCCATCGGTATCGCCACCGCAGCCATCGGCGGCCTGTTCTTTATCGGCTTGATGCGCAAGCGTTGA
- a CDS encoding TonB-dependent copper receptor, which translates to MSSCTAVFRLSLRGTLAVICGTLLSPFALAASQPHDEHAHDAPELSPTVITAVAPSSPLTIVTNPKDPRQPVPASDGADYLKTIPGFSAIRAGGTNGDPVLRGMFGSRLNILTNGGVMLGACPNRMDAPTSYISPETYDRLTVIKGPQSVIWGPGASAGTILFDRDPEKFGELGSRVNASLLAGSNGRFDKVVDTAAGNALGYVRFVGNQSHSDDYEDGNGDTVPSRWDKWNGDVALGWTPDADTLVELTAGKGDGEARYAGRGMDGSQFKRESLGLRFEKSNIGEVWDKLEAQVYYNYADHVMDNYTLRTPSGTGMMGMPMVSNVDRRTLGGRIKGTWRWSELQLIAGVDAQTNEHRKRGGMGIDVHKEMPWTKDADFHNYGAFGELTWYAAEQDRVITGARLDRASAKDYRETSATNGDTRADTLPSGFVRYEHDLVEIPATTYVGLGHAERFPDYWELFSPKSGPAGSVNAFDSIKPEKTTQLDFGIQYQNENLQAWASGYVGQIRDYILFDYRTNMMGKSSSRAQNVDARIMGGELGAAYMLTSNWKADATLAYAWGKNSSDGTALPQMPPLESRLGLTYSRDDWSAGALWRLVAAQNRVAEGYGNVVGKDYEKSAGFGVFSLNGSYKVSTHLKLSAGVDNLFDKAYAEHLNLAGNAGFGYPASDPQAINEPGRTLWTKVDLSF; encoded by the coding sequence ATGTCCAGCTGTACTGCTGTCTTTCGTTTGTCCCTGCGCGGGACCCTCGCCGTGATCTGCGGCACCCTGCTCAGCCCTTTCGCCCTGGCCGCCAGCCAGCCGCATGACGAGCACGCTCACGACGCCCCCGAACTGAGCCCGACGGTGATCACCGCCGTCGCCCCCAGCTCGCCCCTGACCATCGTCACCAACCCCAAGGACCCACGCCAACCGGTGCCGGCCAGCGATGGCGCCGACTACCTGAAAACCATCCCCGGCTTTTCCGCGATCCGCGCCGGCGGCACCAATGGCGACCCGGTACTGCGCGGCATGTTCGGCTCGCGCCTGAACATCCTCACCAACGGCGGCGTGATGCTCGGCGCCTGCCCCAACCGGATGGACGCCCCCACCTCTTACATCTCGCCGGAAACCTATGATCGCCTGACCGTGATCAAAGGCCCGCAAAGCGTGATCTGGGGCCCAGGCGCATCGGCCGGAACCATCCTCTTTGACCGTGACCCGGAGAAATTCGGTGAGCTGGGCAGCCGGGTCAACGCCAGCCTGCTGGCCGGCTCCAACGGCCGCTTCGACAAAGTCGTCGACACCGCTGCGGGCAACGCGCTTGGCTACGTACGCTTTGTCGGCAACCAATCGCACTCGGATGATTACGAAGACGGCAATGGCGACACCGTGCCGTCGCGCTGGGACAAGTGGAATGGCGACGTGGCCCTGGGCTGGACACCCGATGCCGACACCCTGGTGGAACTCACGGCCGGCAAGGGCGACGGCGAAGCCCGTTACGCCGGGCGCGGCATGGACGGCTCGCAGTTCAAGCGCGAAAGCCTCGGCCTGCGCTTTGAGAAGTCCAACATTGGCGAGGTCTGGGACAAGCTTGAAGCCCAGGTCTACTACAACTACGCCGACCACGTGATGGACAACTACACCCTGCGCACGCCCTCGGGCACGGGGATGATGGGTATGCCGATGGTCAGCAACGTCGACCGCCGCACCCTGGGCGGCCGGATCAAGGGCACCTGGCGCTGGAGCGAGCTGCAATTGATCGCCGGCGTCGATGCGCAGACCAACGAACACCGCAAGCGCGGCGGCATGGGCATTGACGTGCACAAGGAGATGCCCTGGACCAAAGACGCCGACTTCCACAACTACGGCGCGTTCGGCGAACTGACCTGGTATGCCGCCGAGCAGGACCGCGTGATCACCGGCGCGCGCCTGGACCGTGCCTCGGCCAAGGACTACCGGGAAACCAGCGCCACCAACGGCGATACACGCGCAGACACCCTGCCCAGCGGTTTTGTCCGCTACGAGCATGACCTCGTCGAGATCCCTGCCACCACCTACGTTGGCCTCGGCCATGCCGAGCGCTTCCCCGACTACTGGGAGCTGTTCTCGCCCAAATCGGGGCCAGCCGGTTCGGTCAATGCCTTCGACAGCATCAAACCGGAGAAAACCACCCAGCTGGACTTCGGCATCCAGTACCAGAACGAAAATCTGCAAGCCTGGGCGTCAGGCTATGTCGGACAGATCCGCGACTACATCCTCTTCGACTACCGCACGAACATGATGGGCAAGAGCAGCTCGCGGGCGCAGAACGTCGACGCGCGGATCATGGGAGGCGAACTGGGGGCAGCGTATATGTTGACCTCCAACTGGAAAGCCGACGCAACCCTGGCCTACGCTTGGGGCAAGAACAGCAGTGATGGCACGGCGCTACCACAGATGCCACCCCTGGAGAGCCGCCTGGGGCTGACCTACAGCCGCGACGACTGGAGCGCCGGGGCGTTGTGGCGGCTCGTCGCCGCGCAGAACCGCGTCGCCGAGGGCTACGGCAACGTGGTCGGCAAGGACTATGAAAAAAGCGCGGGTTTCGGGGTGTTTTCGCTCAATGGCAGCTACAAGGTCAGCACGCACCTGAAGCTCAGTGCGGGGGTCGACAACCTGTTCGACAAGGCTTACGCCGAACATCTGAACCTGGCGGGTAATGCCGGCTTTGGTTATCCCGCGAGCGATCCACAGGCCATCAATGAGCCGGGGCGCACGCTCTGGACCAAAGTCGACCTGAGTTTCTGA
- a CDS encoding ABC transporter substrate-binding protein has translation MIRTTLLMLLGLLASSSAFAQATQYPLTIQSCNRQVTFNKAPTHALSHDINMTQMMLALGLRQRMVGYSGVSGWKAVTPELRKELAGLPELASKYPSVETLLNANVDFFFAGWDYGMRVGGDLTPQTLAPLDIPVYELTESCAFVMKRPAASLDDTYNDLRNLGRIFDVQDRAEQLIGQMQQRIAVVQQQLPAQRPRVFLYDSGEDRAMTSGRLGMPQALIDAAGGRNVLDDIEASWTRVNWESVVERNPEVIVIVDYGEISAAQKQAFLEQHPALQSVAAIRNKRFVVIPYVGATPSLENVEAIEVIAAGLHDT, from the coding sequence ATGATTCGAACCACCCTGCTTATGCTGCTGGGCCTGCTCGCCAGCAGCAGCGCCTTCGCCCAGGCGACCCAGTACCCGTTGACCATCCAGAGCTGCAACCGCCAGGTGACCTTCAACAAGGCCCCGACGCATGCCCTGAGTCACGACATCAACATGACCCAGATGATGCTCGCCCTCGGCCTGCGCCAGCGCATGGTCGGCTACAGCGGTGTCAGCGGCTGGAAGGCGGTCACTCCTGAGCTGCGCAAAGAACTCGCTGGCCTGCCGGAGCTGGCCAGCAAGTACCCGTCGGTGGAAACCCTGCTCAACGCCAATGTCGACTTCTTCTTCGCCGGCTGGGACTACGGCATGCGCGTCGGCGGCGACCTGACCCCGCAGACCCTGGCGCCGCTGGACATCCCGGTGTACGAATTGACCGAGTCCTGTGCCTTCGTCATGAAGCGTCCGGCAGCCAGCCTCGACGACACCTACAACGACCTGCGCAACCTGGGCCGGATCTTCGACGTGCAGGACCGCGCCGAGCAGTTGATCGGCCAGATGCAGCAGCGCATCGCTGTCGTGCAGCAACAACTGCCCGCACAGCGCCCACGGGTGTTCCTGTATGACAGCGGCGAAGACCGCGCCATGACCTCCGGGCGCCTGGGCATGCCGCAAGCGCTGATCGACGCTGCCGGTGGCCGCAACGTACTGGACGATATCGAGGCCAGCTGGACGCGGGTGAACTGGGAGAGCGTGGTCGAGCGCAACCCTGAAGTGATTGTCATCGTCGACTATGGCGAAATCAGCGCCGCGCAGAAGCAGGCATTCCTCGAACAGCACCCGGCCCTGCAATCAGTGGCGGCAATCCGCAACAAGCGCTTCGTGGTGATTCCCTACGTCGGCGCCACGCCGAGCCTGGAAAACGTCGAGGCCATCGAAGTCATCGCCGCCGGCCTGCACGACACATGA